A region from the Aegilops tauschii subsp. strangulata cultivar AL8/78 chromosome 5, Aet v6.0, whole genome shotgun sequence genome encodes:
- the LOC141023200 gene encoding uncharacterized protein, which translates to MADSAACKICGAPDSWTHTMLECTMARCIWSLADEDLVQEMSQHSNSNPRDWLFAMNEALTADMFMCMAVTIWAIWTAKRKFVYEDIHQSPLCTHLFIQSYLADIHTLRKPSPVGGSTKVQRVNHWIAPPANMMKINVDAAVAGRSGVGAVGAIARDGGGSFLGASTFGFKSITDPTTLEALAVRESLALAYDLHLRSIQVASDCKIVVDDIKQLSGGGYGAIIQEILEHSRSFTSCIFTHEFRSSNFEAHNLAKHALKLGGGCHVWLGHPGNLRPCNFGDGSIKAS; encoded by the coding sequence ATGGCTGATTCAGCTGCGTGCAAGATATGTGGAGCTCCTGATTCCTGGACACACACAATGCTTGAATGCACAATGGCTCGTTGCATTTGGTCTCTAGCGGATGAGGATCTAGTCCAGGAGATGAGCCAGCATAGTAATAGTAATCCGCGGGACTGGTTGTTTGCTATGAACGAAGCGCTGACGGCGGACATGTTTATGTGTATGGCGGTCACAATTTGGGCTATTTGGACCGCGAAGAGAAAATTTGTGTACGAAGACATCCACCAGAGCCCGCTGTGCACCCACCTGTTCATACAGTCATACTTGGCGGATATACATACCCTGAGGAAGCCATCGCCGGTGGGAGGTAGCACCAAAGTACAACGCGTGAATCACTGGATCGCCCCGCCGGCCAATATGATGAAGATCAATGTGGACGCTGCAGTGGCCGGGAGATCGGGAGTGGGAGCAGTTGGAGCTATTGCCAGAGATGGAGGAGGATCTTTTCTGGGTGCCTCAACTTTTGGCTTCAAATCCATCACTGATCCCACCactcttgaagcacttgcggttAGAGAATCATTGGCATTGGCATACGATTTACATCTCCGCTCTATTCAGGTAGCATCTGACTGCAAGATCGTGGTTGACGACATCAAGCAGCTAAGCGGAGGGGGTTATGGTGCAATTATTCAGGAAATATTAGAACATTCTCGTAGTTTTACCTCTTGTATTTTTACTCATGAGTTTAGGAGCTCGAATTTCGAGGCTCACAATTTAGCGAAGCATGCTTTAAAGTTAGGAGGTGGCTGCCATGTTTGGTTAGGCCACCCTGGTAACCTTCGTCCCTGTAACTTTGGTGACGGATCAATAAAAGCTTCGTGA